CCACGCCTGATGAAATCCGTGATCCCTACAACCTCCGAATGATTGCCAGAATCAACGGCGAGGTCTGGGCAGACGGCAATACATCGGATATGTATTACTCCTTCGCTGAAATGATTTCGTTTGTCTCACAATCAGAGACGCTGCATCCGGGTGAATTTTTAGGGTCCGGCACCGTTGGAAATGGGTGCGGATGGGAACTCGACCGCTGGATTCAACCGGGTGACATTGTTGAACTTGAAATCGAGAATATCGGTGTGCTCAGAAACCAAATCGGTGAACCAGAAGTGAACCCGGCAGAATGGACAGAAAAGGGACTTTAAACTATGGGGTTTCTGCTCGGTTTTCTCCGTTGTCGAAAACCGGTTTTCGTTTAGACTGTGGTTATCAAGGACAGATGGCGTTTCCCAACGAATGATCTGGCTGGACAATGTCCTACCCTAATCCTCTGAACCAAGTTTTCAGGATTACAGACGCTTCTTGATGGACAACTGTCATTTACGGAATTGATGAAAACCTTACTATTAAACTTATGCGACTTAAAAACAAAGTAGCCATTACAACAGGTGCCGCATCCGGCATCGGAAAAGCCACAGCAATCCTGTTCGCTGAACACGGGGCAAAGGTGGTCGTGGCGGACATCGATGAAAAGGGCGCGAACCAAACTGTCGCTGACATCCGAGACGCAGGCAACGAAGCAACCTACGTCCAAACCGACGTGACAATTTCAGACAACACAGAAGGGATGGTACAGGAAACCGTCAGCAGATACGGAAAACTGGATATTCTCTTGAGCAGTGCCGGCATCGCAATGCGCCTTTCTGTCGGTGACTTACCAGAAGCAGACTGGCATCGTTGTTTAGATGTCAACCTCACCGGTGTTTACCTCGCTGCCAAAGCAGCGATCCCCGCCATGCAGGAAAACGGCGGCGGCTCTATCATCAACCTGTCCTCTATCTACGGGATCGTGGGTGCGGACGTGCGGGCAGCGTATGTCGCCTCCAAAGGCGGTGTGACGAATCTCACCCGCGGGATGGCACTCGATTATGCCGAAGATAACATCCGAGTCAACTGCATCTGTCCAGGTTTCGTTGAGACACCGTTAGTCGCCGGGGTCATCCAGACACCAGCGGAATATCAGGTGCTTGCCGATAAACACCCGATGCGCCGACTCGCGCAGCCCGAAGAAATCGCCTATGGTGCCTTATACCTTGCCTCCGATGAATCCGCATTCGTCACAGGCATCGCCCTACCGATCGATGGCGGCTACACCGCTGGATAATTCACAAGTAGGTTTCAGCAATCTGTTACACACGGCCATCGTCCAACAAACTGTTATTATCCTTGGTGAAGGAAAGGTTCAAAATATAGATATTTACGCGCGGGATGGTGAATTCAATTGGAAGGAGATTAAAAAGATTAAAGACACTGTTACCTTCCCGCTTGAAATTACGATGGTTGCAAATACAGATGCCATTCGGATCATACAAAAATCCATGACAGGCAAAGGACAGATACACACCGTTGAATTCTACACACTTCAGTAAGAAAACTCGCAATTTTCCTCACATTACAATCTTGAAGAGTAATGGATGCAGATGGTCGTAACTCGGAGTTTATCGCTGTAGGACATTCTCCATCGTGGCAATCTACATTTCAGGGCTTGGCGGTTCATCCAAATAAGAAGTTAACTTCAATATGGGGACACATTAAATCTGATAGAGGTTTGAGATGAAACTCCGCTATTTCCTATGCCATATCCACGTCCACTTTTCAAATTTCCCACCTTTATCAATAATTGCAAATAGTTTTTAGACAAAAATTCAGATTTTTTCGTTTTTTCTAAAAATTATGCACAATTTCTGCCCCAAAATTGTATCTTTAATAATTAACCATAGCGCGGCGCGACACGGAAAAAGAAAATGTAATGATGGAGAACCCTGATGGAAAAGGACGATGTGCAACTGATTCATAGTATCTTGTTAGGCGACGACGAAGCATTCACGACCTTAGTCGGGAAGTATCAAAAGAGCGTTCACGCGCTTGCGTGGCGCAAGATTGGTGACTTTCACTTCGCCGAAGAAATTACCCAAGATACTTTTCTTCAGGCATATAAGAAACTCGCGACCTTGAGAAATCCCAATCAGTTTGCAGGGTGGCTTTATGTCATTGCGACTAACCTCTGCAACAGGTGGCTCCAAAAGAAGAAACTTCCGACGCAATCACTGGAGGGGACATCTATGGCAGAGATAGAGAACGCTTCTTACAAACGTTATGTATCCGAGCGACGGGAAATAGAAACTACCGAGCATCACCACGAAATCGTCAAAAAACTTCTGCAGAAACTACCAGAAAGTGAACGCACAGTAGTAACTCTCCATTATCTCGGTGAAATGACCATAAAGGAAATTAGCAAATTTTTAGGTGTCTCAGCGAATACGATTAATAGTCGGCTGCGCCGCGCGCGAGCGCGTCTACAGGAGAGAGAAGAACTCTTGATTCAGGAGATGCTCGGTAGCGTCCAACTACCTGTTAACCTTATGGAGAACATCGCCCAACAAGTTGCCAACATAAAACCGACACCCCCAACACCCGTTGGGAAACCTTTGGTGCCATGGGCGGCTCTCGGCACAGCCGCTGTTCTAATTATATTGGGACTCGGCGTGGGGAATCAATACCTCGCTCACTATCAGAAACCGTACAGTTTCGAGGCAGAATTTGAACCAACGATTGAAATCGTCGATGCACCTATTGTCCTTGATATTGATGCGAAATTGGCACTGCGAAACCAGTTTGGAAAGACCATTGTCCCTAATAAGAACAACCGGACAAGCACGTCTGTTGATGCTGAAACCCCAAGCATTCCACAATCCGAAAAACGGTTCTTTGGGTTAACGCTCGCTGAAATTGAAGCGGAAATCCCCGATCTTGAGAAAGAAATCCGGACGAATCTCATCAAAGCCTCGGCACTCTACACCCAACTACGAAACACAGATGGAACAGCAGGTATGTCCTCCCGAATTGCCACATGGCGCGACGAAACTTGGAAAGAGGTGCAACGACTGTTCCACGATGTCGCTAACACCGGAAAAATTCTGAGATATAGGTCTTATTTAAGAGTGACAGGTGTGGAGAAAGATCCGGTACTCCCCGGCGGATGGATCTATGCACTGATGGAACCCCTCCCGATGCGGGTCACCCCCGATGTAACATTCAATGAATCTGATCAGGAAGACAGGACTAAGAGCACCGAAAATGAAAACTGAACCAAGGAGAAAAACAGTGTCGTTTTTAAATCTGAAATCATATCGTTTCCCAATTCTCTGCATTGTGTTTTTCGTAGGTCTCACAACAGCACTTGCACAGGAAACACGGCAGCAAAATATAGCAGAAGATGAACTTGACCTCAAAGCACTTTTAGCAGCTATCAAACATCATGACGCCTTGCTCAAATCCGGTGAAGGGGAAGTCGTTTATACACTTGGCGTACCTCCGTTCGTCGATTCTGACACCGCTATTATTACCGGTACCATTGCCTTCAATACGGAAAAGACACGTTTCGATTCGGAAGAAACACCTTTCCATTCACACGGAAAAACGACTATTCTTACGCCGAATGGAAGATGGGAGATAGTTCCTCACAAAAACAGAAAACCCGACTACTCCTTTAACACAGAAGAATCTCCACGACTCATCAATCCTTGGCATGATGTGGATCCGAGACGGTGGCTCACCTTGAGAAGCAAAAATTTAGCAACCCACCTTGAAAGTAAAAACTTCCAGATCATAGGCCGCGAGGTTTTCAACGATAGTCTCTGTTATGTTTTGGAGGCAAAAGATGGAGATAGCACCGAAAAGATTTGGATCGCACCCGATCAAGGATTCCGATACCTAAAACACGAAAGTCAATTCCCTCGCCCAGTAGATGCACTTGACAGCGAGGTGCCGATGGAGGCACTCACCGTCTTTCAAACAACAATCTCTTATCAGCAATACGGAGAGATATGGTTCCCTAAAGTAGTTTTTGATGAATACGCTTGGGTCGACTTTAAGCCACAGGATCCTATAATTTCCGGACAGAAACTGGATATAAAGAATTTCAAAATCAATCACGACATATCACCGGAAACGTTTACCGTTGATATTCCTGACGATGCAATGATTAAAGTGAATCGTGAAAAACAGAAATTGTCAAAGGCAGAATTCTTCAAGCGGTACGGGAAACAGTAGGAAATCTGATTGTTTCAGCAACGCTATAACAGATAACTATCAATCAAGCAATGCCTATAACTCTCTAACCCCGTGAACCCTGATTCTACTAACCAAATGCCAAAACTGATAGCCGACTGCTGACGACTGATAGCCAAATACTTCTTGACTTTGCCGGAGTTGTTGAATAAAATAACCGCAGCTCC
The genomic region above belongs to Candidatus Poribacteria bacterium and contains:
- a CDS encoding glucose 1-dehydrogenase; this translates as MRLKNKVAITTGAASGIGKATAILFAEHGAKVVVADIDEKGANQTVADIRDAGNEATYVQTDVTISDNTEGMVQETVSRYGKLDILLSSAGIAMRLSVGDLPEADWHRCLDVNLTGVYLAAKAAIPAMQENGGGSIINLSSIYGIVGADVRAAYVASKGGVTNLTRGMALDYAEDNIRVNCICPGFVETPLVAGVIQTPAEYQVLADKHPMRRLAQPEEIAYGALYLASDESAFVTGIALPIDGGYTAG
- a CDS encoding sigma-70 family RNA polymerase sigma factor, whose protein sequence is MEKDDVQLIHSILLGDDEAFTTLVGKYQKSVHALAWRKIGDFHFAEEITQDTFLQAYKKLATLRNPNQFAGWLYVIATNLCNRWLQKKKLPTQSLEGTSMAEIENASYKRYVSERREIETTEHHHEIVKKLLQKLPESERTVVTLHYLGEMTIKEISKFLGVSANTINSRLRRARARLQEREELLIQEMLGSVQLPVNLMENIAQQVANIKPTPPTPVGKPLVPWAALGTAAVLIILGLGVGNQYLAHYQKPYSFEAEFEPTIEIVDAPIVLDIDAKLALRNQFGKTIVPNKNNRTSTSVDAETPSIPQSEKRFFGLTLAEIEAEIPDLEKEIRTNLIKASALYTQLRNTDGTAGMSSRIATWRDETWKEVQRLFHDVANTGKILRYRSYLRVTGVEKDPVLPGGWIYALMEPLPMRVTPDVTFNESDQEDRTKSTENEN